Proteins from a genomic interval of Ahaetulla prasina isolate Xishuangbanna unplaced genomic scaffold, ASM2864084v1 Contig38, whole genome shotgun sequence:
- the LOC131187343 gene encoding guanine nucleotide-binding protein G(t) subunit alpha-2-like, with translation ASSVCLQSSSDLKLFFIPGAGESGKSTIVKQMKIIHQDGYTEEECLEFKAIIYSNILQSILSIIRAMTTLGIDFADSGRGDEQRQLYSLADSVEEGTMPPELVNCIKKLWADGGVQACFERAAEYQLNDSAAYYLNQLDRITAPNYLPNEQDVLRSRVKTTGIIETKFSVKDLNFRMFDVGGQRSERKKWIHCFEGVTCIIFCGALSAYDMVLVEDDDMNRMHESLHLFNSICNHKFFAATSIILFLNKKDLFEEKIKKVHLSICFPDYDGPNTFEDAGNYIKLQFLDLNMRKDAKEIYSHMTCATDTQNVKFVFDAVTDVIIKENLKDCGLF, from the exons AGCATCCTCTGTTTGTCTGCAAAGCAGTTCTGACCTTAAGCTATTTTTCATTCCAGGTGCTGGTGAGTCAGGGAAGAGTACAATTGTCAAACAGATGAA AATTATCCATCAAGATGGCTACACAGAAGAAGAATGTCTGGAGTTCAAAGCAATCATATATAGCAACATACTTCAATCCATCTTATCAATCATCAGGGCCATGACTACTCTAGGCATAGATTTTGCTGATTCAGGCCGAGGG gatGAGCAACGGCAGCTGTACAGTTTGGCCGATTCGGTTGAAGAGGGTACGATGCCCCCAGAATTGGTGAATTGTATAAAGAAACTATGGGCTGATGGAGGAGTTCAAGCCTGCTTTGAGCGAGCAGCTGAATATCAGCTCAATGATTCTGCTGCATA CTATCTTAATCAGCTGGACAGGATCACCGCTCCCAACTATCTTCCCAATGAACAGGATGTATTGCGATCCCGAGTTAAGACCACAGGTATCATAGAGACAAAGTTCTCTGTCAAGGATCTTAATTTCAG AATGTTTGATGTAGGTGGGCAGAGATCAGAGCGCAAAAAGTGGATCCACTGCTTTGAAGGGGTGACCTGCATCATCTTTTGTGGCGCTCTTAGTGCGTATGACATGGTCTTGGTAGAAGACGATGACATG AACCGCATGCATGAATCTTTGCATCTCTTCAACAGTATATGTAATCACAAGTTCTTTGCTGCCACTTCCATAATTCTTTTCTTGAACAAGAAGGACCTCTTTgaggaaaaaatcaagaaagtacaTCTCAGCATTTGCTTCCCTGACTATGATG GCCCCAATACATTTGAAGATGCAGGCAATTACATCAAGCTTCAGTTTCTTGATCTAAACATGagaaaagatgcaaaagaaaTTTATAGTCACATGACTTGTGCCACAGATACACAGAACGTCAAATTTGTATTTGATGCAGTAACAGATGTAATCATCAAAGAGAACCTAAAGGACTGTGGTCTCTTCTAA